In Lathyrus oleraceus cultivar Zhongwan6 chromosome 2, CAAS_Psat_ZW6_1.0, whole genome shotgun sequence, the DNA window ACAAACTAAAATCAATCAACCAGCAAAATACGAACTACGATGACTCTAAATTTTCTCATCACTCGATGAGAAATACGTTGGCACAAAGTTGTGAAACTAAGGCGAGTCCTCTAACCTAAAACTAACATTTTTCCTCTTTAATTCCTTTTGTAAATATCAAGTAAATAAAAGCAAGTAGAAATAAAAAAATTAGGCAAACTTAAGCAAACAAACACAATAAACCCCATGCTAGAGAAGGTTCTCGTTCAGTACAACGGAAGTGAGGGGTGTCTAACATCTTCCCCTCACTTAACTAACTCCCGAATCCATATTTGGTTGCGATGACCGTCTTATCCTTTCCTTTAGGattttatcattatttctctTATTCCTTAGGAATGAATAAAATATGGTGGCGGCTCTGTGATTTTTCCCGCCGCATTCACATTGGATCAAACAGTGACCTAAAGGTCAAAGACTCACGcaaacaagtgagagagacaccacatattcaccaaaaaccttaaggtgataggtgtatgggTCCTATCACTTATAAAATGCTCAACCTTCACTTTTCTAAGAAACGTGTGACTTagaactcacacttgtttctcaacacaactcacacttgtttctcaataATTCCCCCCTCAAGTGTGAGTACATCCACTATGCTCCCTCTCAAGTAGAAGTTCTTTCATCCAAATGCATGTACCGCCGTTGACAGACACCCTTACTCGTCATGGATGCTACAACAGGACATGTCACCTAACTATTACGTCAGGAAGACTTTCGGTACAAGGAGTCAGTCTCTTACTCGAACCAAGGCTCTAATACCACTAATGGGTCATCATCAGGGGGAAGCATACATATTGCGTCAAACACTGACCGAAAGGTCAAAGACTCACCCAAACAAATGAGAAAAACAtcacatattcacccaaaaccttatTAAATGAAAAGAAGTAAATAGGAATGTTAGACAAAATTGCATTTAACAATAAACAGATATCTATTTTGTCAAACCGTCAATATTCTTCTAATTTTAGACCCAATAGGTTTCCCCACACACACCCATCCCCCTCCTCTTCTTTGGTTGATTCTTATTAGGATGCCAAGAAAAATAGGTTTCCACACCTCCTCTCTTCTTTGGGTAATTTCTATAGGGATACCAAGAAAAACAAAGGAAGAGGACCCTCTATCACAACACAAGAAAAAATATGCAACCTGAACGAATTTTGTCATCAGATTGAAACTAActaatttatttttaaacaagTTGACACGAAGACCCGAGACCAACTCAAATCTTCTAAACAAAGCTTTGATACTCCAAATGTTCTTCCGAGAACCATCCATAATCAACATTGTATCATCCGTAAATTGTAAAAGATCAAACTAGATTGAGTCATTAATTCGAAATCCATCAAACTCGCCTAAACTCACAACTTTGTGCATCGTCCCCACTCTCTTAAGCCATCAAAACGAAAAGGAAATGAGAAAGAGGACCCCTTATGTAATCCTTTTGAAACTTTACAATTTTTGGTAGGGCTACCATTGACCGGATGACAATTGGAACAAAAAAATTGTGGATTAGAAACATGTTCCAACTTGAAAATCTTATAtcaaaattaagtttgaatccAGTGATGTGTGACAGTTGAGTTTAGATTCCCTATAGTTTCTGTGGGTTCACGGCAAAATGTTACTATGCTTAGATTTCAAGATGTAGCATTTTTCAACCGATATCCAATATTAGAGAGAAGGTTTTCAAAGCTTTGTGGAAAGCTGAGGTTCCTTCCAACATTCATGTATTCAGTTAGAAATTGTTGACAAATAAAATTCATTAGGGGTCAAAATAAAATTCATTAATGTTATAATTGATATACATTCCCAAACCATAGTCAAATTAAACACACTATATAGTACAATTAATTTACATATTAGGATGTTATTAATTCACATTATCTACAATTGCTAAATTATTAAAATATTCTTTTCCTACTAGATATATGTCCATTCGATGCTATCGAAGTAAGGCATAAGAAACACATTATCATTATATACATTATCagcttcaaattcatcaaaaaATGGTGGTGGTTCCATTACTTCCATTGACTGAGAGATTGATGAAGTACTTGAACTGTTAGTTGGAACTACTTCAATAGGCTCTCTAAGTCTCTGAATTTCCTTCTCAGCTTCAGAAAGTTGTTCCCTCAATTTCAATACctacaaaaaaaaattaataaattaattatgGTAATTAAGAGTTAAGATGATGATAAGATCTAATCTAATCAAAGATTAATGAAAAAGACATGTGGTAGACATTGATTAGAGGGTTATAAAGTTTCACGTGGCAACATATGTATGTCACGTTTCTTCTTCATTATTTGTGGACCTTAAGATAGATGCATTCAACATGAAATAATATTGTACGGACATATGAAACAATTGAAAGAAACAGTGTCGTTTGTTGTCTACTAAGGTGGTAATGTTTTTGTTTTATATGATTGATCTTGTGGCTCAGAAGAGATAAATTAATAATTTCAACGGTTACGATTTCTTCGAGCCTAGAGCTCAAATGTATGCATGTTCATGTGATGTGGTAGGGTCTAAGTTTCCActttatatgtttttttttttcattttgctTTGTCCTAAAGAACAGGGTTGCATGCGAGTGATTATTCTCTTTTCAATATTTACGGAACTACTTAAATTAAACAAAGTAATTAATTAAAAAGCAACAACGACATGTAGAGCTAAAGTTGCAACAATATCAAGAGCACCATAGAAGAAACATCATAGCATGCTTGTCTGAAATTAACGTTAGTGTTATGTTGAGAAAGATTCAAATAATTTTAGTCAAAATTTTTGTTGAATAAGATGAGGTAGAAACTAGAAAGAGATATATATCTATACCTCGGTTTCAAGCAAACATTTCTCAAGCATGGTAGATTCATGGAACTTTTTGAGATTTGTGTATTCTTCTTCGAGTTTCTTGTTCTTCCAACGAGCTCTACGGTTTTGAAACCAGACAGCAACTTGTCTTGGATCCAAACCAAGTTCCATTGCGAGTTTGTCTTTTCTTTCTGACTCAAGTTTGTGTTCACTTCCAAAGTGTTCTTCCAACAGAATTACTTGTTTTTCACTAAGTTTCCTTTTCTTGTTCATTTCATTTGCAGTGTTATCTCCACCTTTACTCTTCTTGTTACGTCTGCGTCTTTGCTTCTTCTCCACTGAAAAATGCAAAAGAAAGAATGAATATTCATGATGTATACAAGAAAATGTTACTTGCTCCATTAAAGAGCATGTGTTGAAAAATTTGATGCTAACCTTGTTGAGAAGCTGTATCAGTGTAAGCATGCGCAGTTGCAGGAAATAGCTGAGAAATGAGCATCATTTGGTCTTGTTGGTAATGGTTCattgtttttgtatttttatgTTTCTGTGTCTCTCTTTCTAACTCACTTGTGGTTTTGCTATAGCATTCTCTTTCTACATATTTATATAGGAAAATGAGGTAGCTTTTGTGTTGAAGGCTCTTTATCAAAATGCCCTAAGTTGTGATTTTATTTGCGGATCAGTGccatttttttatatatattttaacTTTATTGTTATTAAAACATGTTGGCAAGACATGGTGTGTATTGTATGTACGGACGCATTTCAATGAATAGGCCATATGTATAAAAAATGTGATTATACGTATAACTTTTACACCATATTTTATTGAAACAGTAATATTTTATTACACAAGTTAAAGCTCTTGTATTTGGCAATGTATAAAATACACTCAAATATCAAAGATGGTGTTGGTTTGGATCCTAAACCTTTTTTTTAGTTTAAATATGAAGGGTTGAAAGGATTTGAAAATAAAATGTTTTGGTAGGTTCAAAAATCTCAAATAACTTGAGAATCGAGTTTCAGCatatataatttatatttaaCACTCATATTACTCAATTCAACAATATGTTTTTTTTCTAAACACAAATTTGTTATAGATTTTCACACATAAAACAAATAATATATCTTAAATGTGGTGGTGCAAACTTGAGACTGATTAGAACATTGGTAGTAGAAAGAGGAGTCAGATTCACATGCTTGAGATTCAGACCCCTTAGCCTTGTTTGGGAAAGTTGTTCCTCTACATCAAAAGGTCTCGTATTGTTTGGGAAATTGTATAATGGTCAAAACCAATTATCCAGTCCTGGTCAGTTGAGTTATATGAATATGATATCCATTTCATGCCTAAAGGAAGTATAAAATCTCAAGAACCATGCGGGCAAGGAGGTTCCCTACATATGGACACTATAGGTGAATCGTGCCTCAAATCTAAACGAAAGTGACGTCAGAATAATGCTAGATGGCCCAAATAACCCCCTTTTAGAGAAACCCATGAGTTTTAAGTTCAAAGTCAACAACAATCAAGTTTAGTATAAAACTTTCATCGCTGGTATGAACATCACCATAGAGATTGCACTTTGAATCTCAAAGCCACAAGGGACTCACAATTGATCACAAACCATATCGCTAAAGAATACCAGGCAAAGGATTcccaattgatcaaatatctcatAATGGTACGAGAATCATCTAATTatttcaaattcttcaaggtaATATATGTGCTCAGGGAACAGAACTCTCGACCATATCTCCTCTCAATGCTTACTAACACCATGAAACCTTGTCAAAATCGAATAGTCATAAAAGAAACCCTTATCGCCCCCAATATTGATATAAATTATATTAATGTAATCCAAGTCTCGTAACCCACAAGTTGAAAGGTGCATATAATACGCTACTTGAAGTCATACGAGTTACCTTCAGATGAGGTTGAGATGAAAAAGTTTCGAAAGCTTGCAGCGAAATATACACCAGTGTCCAGAAAACTCTATAAAAGTGGAAGGACTTCTATCAAAGTAAGATGTCTAGAGGAGGATGACACCGCTTTGATCCTCAGAGAAGTCTACCAAGGAAAATGCAGCAGCCACTTCAGCGAGAGGGCTTTCACCCTCGAGTTGTTAACATTAGGATATTATTGGTCCAACCTAATGAAATATAGTGTTTAGTTGTTAGAAAATGTGACAAGTTCCAGAGACAGTCTAATCTACATCACACGCCAACCTAGATTCTTCACTCTGTCACATCCCCGTGTCTATCTTACTAGTAAGGAGTGGACATCCTGGGTCATTTCTCGTTGACGTCGGGGAAGCTGAGGTTCCTAATTGTCTAACTAGATTAATTCACAAAGTGAAAAGAGGCAATGATCCTCTAAAAAATAACGGGAGAAAGGGTTCGACGTTTCTAATGGAAACGAATTATATGCAGGTTTGGCCTACCCAAAATCATCATCGTGAACAATGGAATGAAATTTGCTAGTTTGGTTGTGGTGGGTTTTTTTCCATCACATAGGGATATAGACAAAGTTTGTTTCAGCTGTCCACCTATAGGCCAACAGGCAGAATGAATTTGCAAATAAGGTAAAATAATAATCAAGATAAAGAAAAATCTCAACAACACCAGTGGCATGTGGCCCAAGTAGCTCCATGAGGTTTTGTGGTTATATCATactacccccccccccccccccttcacTCTAACATCAAGGAAACTCCATTTTCAATGCTCTACGACATTGATGTCATGTTATTTATTGAAATTGACATGTCCACTTGGAGGTGCACACAGTTCGATGAGGAAGAAATTGAGACAGAACTTAGGTGTATAGCTGGCCTAGTCGACGAAGAAGGCAAGTTGGCCATATGAGAGAATTCATTTCTAAATAAAGGGTCATCAAAAGATACAATTCGAAGGTGGTCCCAAGGAAAATGCAAGAATGAGACCTCATACGTATACAAGTGGTTATATCTGCTCAGTTAGGGAAGTTTCTGGCTAACTAAGAAGGTTTGTACCAAATAGACAAGAAGTTATTGCACACCACATATAAGCTTGAAGAATTCGACGAAGGATACATCCCTAGAACCTAGAACTCAATTAATTTGAGATATTGTTACATTTAATTGTTCAAATGTTTCCTTCTGAATAAGGTGAAGGTATTGGCATGCCAATGTATGAACCATTTCAAATATTTAGTTTTAAAGTATCAAAGGTATGGTCGCTCTTTTTTCCTAGCAAGTGCATGATTTTTAATGAGGTGTCATGTTTTCTTAACTATCTGATTTGACGATTAATTATACGTTGGACCATCACTAAAGAATTATTGTCACATATAAGGAAGTTATATATTGAAGATTCACTAAAGGATCCTTACTGCTTATAAGAAAATTAAATGTTGGTCGTTCACTAAAGGATCCTTGTTGTATATAAGAAAATTATACGTTGAACCTTTACTGAAGGATCCTTGTCGTCTATAAAGAAATTGTATGTTGGACATTTACTAAACGGTGTGGTTGCCAGCGTACCTACAAAGGATGATAATATAATAGGTATGGCAAAAAAATCTGTTCCTCGCCCTAAATCAAACGGGAAAAAACATATTTAATTGGATGCGGTGTGCGGGGAAAACCCAATTTTTAATCACGGGGGTGGGGGTGTGGACAAGGGATGCTAATACCTGCCCCGCACCCACCCTCGCCCTGCGCCAACctattaatttatttatttacccttatttttaataattttacTACTCATTTATCATTTTTAATCTTAAGGTAACAAATTTATTGTAATTAATattcattattttaaaaatacaAATTATTAAAAATGACAAATAATATGATTATTATTGAAATAATATAGTATTTAGTTTAATTACTATACGCATTATTCTTTTTAAGTTTATATGGGTGGGGACGAGGCAAGAAGGGGAAATCCTATGTTCCCCGTTGGGGATGGGGTGAGTGACAAGTTGTCACCCTCGATTGAGTTTGGGGATGGGGCAGGGTTGGTATATGATGGTGGGGCGAGGTGTGTAATTCTTAAATCCAACATTGTCCCACTTTGTTGTCATGCCTAAATATAAAGGTAAAATTTAACCAATCCTAAACAACATTTGAGGTATTTGTCTTTGCAAATCTTTTGAGACTATTCCATAGAAGTTATCAAATTATTCATTTCCAATATATCACTAAAATCATTGTTTTGTTTAGAGTCAATCACTTCACCTTTCTCAAGCTTCGTACTTGAGGAACTATGGGTGTGTACTGAGTCGTCCCATTAGGCTTAAACATTCTCCCTATCGTGCCCAACGGGTTGGATCGTTTAATCCAAATTAGGATTCATGTTTGCTCGTTTTTGGAATGTATCCTATAATAACCGTTAGGAACGACATTTATAAGAAAAAATTGTCTCCCTGCAATTTGAGGAAGAACCTATCTTTCCTCATTCTCACATCTTTCACCagaaaattgaaagaaattattTCTTTGCATCTAACAAACCTATGGAGACTCATAATTATATTTAAGAATGTATTTTTTATGAGGTTTTGAAAGAGTTGGATAATCTCTCTAAACTTAATCTATATTGttataataatttaattattaaaatgTTTAATAATCTTCAATTAATTACATTTTTGTAGAGCTTAATATAATTATTTGTATGAAAAATTATAAACTTTTCAATAAAAATTTAACTTTCAAAGTATATGGTATTATTTTCTTCATAcataaataaattaatataagAAAAAAAATGGAACTATCTACAATGTATGTGTATGTGACGGGTGATAGTATATATACACTCACATCACATACTCATCTTATGTCTTTTCTTAATACTACATGCAAAATAGAGTAACATTTCAAGATAAGTATAATGATATAATGCTTGTGTTTGTGTATAAGCGGAAAGTCATCCACTTTCCCAACTAAGTTTATTTAGAAAGGAAAAAAATAGAGGGGTCATTAATTCATAATGGTG includes these proteins:
- the LOC127120276 gene encoding homeobox-leucine zipper protein ATHB-21, whose product is MNHYQQDQMMLISQLFPATAHAYTDTASQQVEKKQRRRRNKKSKGGDNTANEMNKKRKLSEKQVILLEEHFGSEHKLESERKDKLAMELGLDPRQVAVWFQNRRARWKNKKLEEEYTNLKKFHESTMLEKCLLETEVLKLREQLSEAEKEIQRLREPIEVVPTNSSSTSSISQSMEVMEPPPFFDEFEADNVYNDNVFLMPYFDSIEWTYI